One Spirochaetaceae bacterium genomic window carries:
- a CDS encoding TM2 domain-containing protein, whose translation MYSLLIAYLLWAVGGLGSLGLHRFYLRRYGTGVLWLLTGGLFGIGAIVDLFRIPTLVRERALEDERELLSEAAAPVVESLEQVILRIARAGGGLVSPALVATSGPWSLDDSRAFLDEMVRKGHAEQRATRTGAPPVVYVIPEFLTDAGRQQIEEY comes from the coding sequence ATGTACTCTCTGCTCATCGCATACCTGTTGTGGGCGGTCGGCGGGCTCGGCTCGCTCGGCCTGCACCGCTTCTACCTGCGCAGGTACGGTACCGGCGTGCTGTGGTTGCTGACCGGAGGCCTGTTCGGGATCGGAGCGATCGTGGACCTGTTCAGAATTCCGACTCTGGTGCGCGAGAGGGCGTTGGAGGACGAGCGGGAACTGCTGAGCGAGGCCGCTGCGCCGGTTGTCGAGTCGCTCGAGCAGGTGATCCTGCGGATCGCGAGAGCGGGCGGCGGCCTGGTGTCGCCCGCGCTGGTGGCCACCAGCGGTCCCTGGAGCCTGGACGACTCGCGAGCCTTTCTGGATGAGATGGTGCGCAAGGGACATGCCGAACAGCGCGCCACCCGGACCGGGGCGCCGCCGGTGGTATACGTGATCCCGGAGTTCCTTACCGACGCCGGCCGGCAGCAGATCGAAGAGTACTGA
- the hisB gene encoding imidazoleglycerol-phosphate dehydratase HisB, whose translation MAVEPGRSARRERCTNETQISVHVGLDDAGEVSIDTPVPFFTHMLEAMAFHGGFALSVRARGDVEVDPHHLVEDVGLVVGDCLRAARGAAPVARFASALVPMDDALAEVVVDVGGRPYLHYEARYPQPVAGDFDVALVREFLLALAMRAQINVHATLRHGANAHHMVEALFKALGRALAAAYAPSRRAMSTKGRVG comes from the coding sequence ATGGCGGTGGAACCGGGGCGCAGCGCACGCCGCGAGCGGTGCACCAACGAAACCCAGATCAGCGTGCACGTCGGGCTCGACGACGCCGGCGAAGTGAGCATCGACACGCCGGTGCCGTTCTTCACCCACATGCTGGAAGCGATGGCGTTTCACGGCGGCTTCGCTCTGTCGGTGCGTGCGCGCGGCGACGTCGAGGTGGATCCTCACCACCTGGTGGAGGACGTGGGGCTGGTGGTCGGCGACTGTCTGCGCGCGGCGCGCGGCGCCGCGCCGGTAGCGCGCTTCGCCAGTGCCCTGGTGCCGATGGATGACGCGCTGGCAGAGGTGGTGGTCGACGTCGGCGGGCGCCCCTATCTGCACTACGAAGCGCGTTACCCGCAGCCGGTTGCGGGCGACTTCGACGTCGCCCTGGTGCGCGAGTTCCTGCTCGCCCTGGCGATGCGCGCTCAGATCAACGTGCACGCCACGCTGCGCCATGGAGCCAACGCGCACCACATGGTGGAAGCGCTGTTCAAGGCGCTCGGGCGTGCGTTGGCGGCCGCCTACGCGCCCTCACGGCGCGCCATGTCCACCAAGGGGCGCGTCGGCTGA
- a CDS encoding nitroreductase family protein — protein MKLLPAIVARRSAKRFSARQVSKECVERILQAGRLAPSAKNRQEWRFIVVNRHDLREKLASASFGAEQIETASVVVAVCTTNVDYRMPNGQLSFPVDLGIAAAFMMLQATHDGVESCAMTTFDEQEVQDLLSIPHAMRVVVMLAFGYTDQQLPPQGRKPLSDIVAYNHW, from the coding sequence ATGAAGTTGCTTCCGGCTATAGTTGCACGGCGAAGTGCAAAGCGGTTCAGTGCGCGGCAGGTCAGCAAGGAGTGCGTGGAGCGCATTCTGCAGGCCGGTCGGTTGGCGCCGTCGGCCAAGAACAGGCAGGAATGGCGCTTCATCGTCGTGAACCGCCATGACCTCCGCGAGAAGCTGGCGTCGGCGTCGTTCGGCGCCGAACAGATCGAAACCGCCTCGGTGGTCGTTGCCGTGTGTACCACCAACGTCGACTACCGCATGCCCAACGGGCAACTTTCCTTTCCGGTCGACCTCGGCATCGCGGCCGCGTTCATGATGCTGCAGGCGACCCACGACGGAGTCGAGTCCTGCGCCATGACCACCTTCGACGAGCAGGAAGTGCAGGATCTCCTGAGCATACCTCATGCCATGCGCGTGGTAGTAATGCTGGCGTTCGGCTACACCGATCAGCAGTTGCCTCCGCAGGGCCGGAAGCCGCTGTCCGACATCGTCGCGTACAACCACTGGTAG
- a CDS encoding M28 family peptidase has product MRRATRAIATAGLLLALAAAPQAQDAETPRWHGSFQEDVQFFSDLAARGEESTMEWAAAQHIRGRLALSGLRPRLHALTEPFGESRSAIVEVAVAGRRDDTLLIVVPLALADAPDAQPHTDGPTLALILGFARFLAQAPERPPVSVRFLFLGGERGDPDHGYPFGSRSFLQEYLTNAPTAVVYFDLIGRPGSVQLHTGGDRVVAPPWLVRGVLSALQGAGQPVRIPAAHANDLVRLGLAEEPRLAPFFRAGHPALRVSGYRGAAGAGADPDLWLARMAQFLVLLTAEYEDGIPAAWDRNYLLLGGATAPLIVAEQDYVVLVVLAIAAVIFYAFAASTQLRYATRTLWQYGWRIPLMGAVAVAALGAGSAALGLLPRAARNPLLWHEAPVLFLALKLGLAALVAALAHYAIGRRWLEQDRRAPIASFYLAAAAVMLLVVVAAAAAVNVALAYPFVWALLCVLLANLARNRWHSLLWIVLAPVWIVRLVASLYLQPAQAFVALTLFAPLSVDLVAAALLLPMVLLGRATLVSFFGYRNVNTAYRRQLWRRLGIALLVALIGVGSAVALSLST; this is encoded by the coding sequence ATGCGCCGTGCAACAAGAGCAATCGCCACCGCGGGTCTGCTGCTCGCGTTGGCGGCGGCGCCGCAGGCGCAGGACGCGGAAACACCCCGTTGGCACGGCTCGTTCCAGGAGGACGTGCAGTTCTTCTCCGACCTCGCCGCACGCGGCGAGGAGTCGACCATGGAGTGGGCCGCGGCGCAACACATACGCGGACGTCTCGCGTTGTCCGGCTTGAGGCCCCGGCTGCACGCCCTGACCGAGCCATTCGGCGAGTCTCGCTCGGCCATCGTCGAAGTGGCGGTCGCGGGACGCCGGGACGACACGCTGCTGATCGTCGTCCCGCTGGCCCTTGCCGATGCGCCAGACGCCCAGCCGCACACCGACGGACCTACCCTGGCGCTGATCCTCGGCTTCGCTCGGTTCCTGGCCCAGGCCCCCGAACGTCCGCCCGTCTCGGTGCGCTTCCTGTTCCTGGGTGGAGAACGCGGCGACCCCGATCACGGATACCCGTTCGGCAGCCGCTCCTTTCTGCAGGAATACCTCACCAACGCGCCCACCGCGGTAGTGTACTTCGACCTGATCGGCCGCCCGGGCAGCGTGCAACTGCACACCGGCGGCGACCGGGTAGTTGCTCCGCCGTGGCTCGTGCGCGGCGTGCTCAGCGCTCTGCAGGGGGCCGGGCAGCCGGTACGCATCCCGGCCGCGCACGCCAACGACCTGGTTCGTCTCGGGCTGGCCGAGGAACCACGCCTGGCGCCGTTTTTCCGCGCCGGGCATCCTGCGTTGCGCGTGAGCGGTTACCGGGGCGCGGCCGGCGCCGGTGCCGATCCCGACCTGTGGCTGGCGCGGATGGCGCAGTTTCTGGTCCTGCTCACCGCCGAATACGAAGACGGCATACCCGCCGCCTGGGACCGCAACTACCTGCTGCTCGGCGGCGCCACGGCACCGCTGATCGTTGCCGAACAGGACTACGTTGTGCTGGTGGTCCTGGCGATCGCCGCGGTCATCTTCTACGCCTTTGCCGCGTCCACGCAGCTCCGGTACGCCACCCGCACGCTGTGGCAGTACGGTTGGCGCATCCCGTTGATGGGGGCCGTCGCGGTTGCCGCGCTCGGCGCCGGTTCCGCCGCGCTTGGCCTGCTGCCGCGAGCGGCACGGAACCCGCTCCTGTGGCACGAAGCGCCGGTGCTGTTCCTGGCCCTGAAGCTCGGCCTGGCCGCGCTGGTCGCCGCGCTCGCGCATTACGCGATCGGTCGCCGGTGGTTGGAACAGGATCGCCGTGCGCCGATCGCCAGCTTCTACCTTGCCGCGGCCGCGGTGATGCTGCTCGTCGTGGTAGCGGCGGCGGCGGCAGTGAACGTTGCGCTCGCCTACCCGTTCGTCTGGGCGCTGCTGTGCGTGCTGCTCGCCAACCTGGCTCGCAACCGCTGGCACTCGCTGCTCTGGATCGTCCTGGCCCCGGTGTGGATCGTTCGCCTGGTGGCCAGCCTGTATCTGCAACCGGCGCAGGCGTTCGTGGCGTTGACGCTGTTCGCCCCGCTCTCGGTGGACCTCGTGGCCGCTGCACTGCTGCTGCCGATGGTGCTGCTCGGGCGCGCCACGCTGGTGAGCTTTTTCGGATACCGCAACGTCAACACCGCCTACCGCCGACAGTTGTGGCGGCGGCTCGGCATCGCGCTGCTCGTGGCCCTGATCGGCGTCGGCAGCGCGGTCGCCCTGTCGCTCAGCACCTAG
- a CDS encoding SPOR domain-containing protein, protein MDSRNRLWWVMGGVALLLVVVLTGGLYWLRPVDSVARADLALPRPAQDAQPFEFVATPGVAAAPERPAGETPAGDPAAAGTSDTADTADTADALPASTLAAASPAAEAVATDSRQVAARQPKPRITLDTQEPAGAADIPAAAPEVRAIATTSARTGSADAPAVAAPAAEAKRSVPLAKLAPKLPLHEFWVQVGSFASRARANALEQRLSDHGIISRVTTRSTDAEVFFRVRVGPYGSRKEAEKFLAWVQQVDGMDGSYISEVRNSGG, encoded by the coding sequence ATGGATTCGAGAAATCGGCTCTGGTGGGTCATGGGAGGGGTCGCCCTCCTGCTGGTGGTCGTGCTGACCGGAGGGCTGTACTGGTTGCGCCCGGTCGACAGCGTGGCGCGGGCCGACCTCGCCTTGCCGCGGCCGGCGCAGGACGCCCAACCGTTCGAGTTCGTCGCCACGCCGGGCGTGGCGGCGGCTCCCGAGCGGCCGGCAGGCGAGACTCCGGCCGGCGACCCGGCCGCCGCCGGCACGTCCGACACCGCCGACACCGCCGACACCGCCGACGCTTTGCCGGCATCGACGCTCGCGGCGGCGTCGCCGGCGGCCGAGGCAGTCGCCACCGACTCGCGCCAGGTTGCCGCCCGCCAACCGAAGCCGCGCATCACGCTTGACACGCAGGAGCCCGCCGGCGCCGCCGACATCCCGGCCGCCGCCCCAGAGGTGCGTGCCATCGCCACCACCAGCGCGCGCACCGGGTCTGCTGACGCGCCGGCCGTGGCAGCTCCGGCGGCGGAGGCGAAGCGCAGCGTGCCTCTTGCCAAGCTCGCGCCCAAGCTGCCACTGCACGAGTTCTGGGTACAGGTGGGCAGCTTCGCCAGCCGAGCGCGCGCCAACGCCCTCGAGCAGCGCCTCAGCGACCACGGCATCATCAGCCGCGTCACGACGCGGTCCACCGACGCGGAGGTATTCTTCCGCGTGCGCGTCGGTCCGTACGGTAGCCGCAAGGAGGCGGAGAAATTCCTGGCGTGGGTGCAGCAGGTGGATGGAATGGACGGCAGCTACATTTCGGAGGTGCGCAACTCGGGCGGCTGA
- the aroE gene encoding shikimate dehydrogenase, producing the protein MPLRSATRFAGTARPSLCLSLTEPTLGACLEQARAHRHLVDLVELRVDLLHHRQWAGVARFATECPLPAMCTIRRPRDGGRWIAPEAVRRRLLTAAARAPFRYLDLESDLPTGAVPLPPRGPRIIRSLHDTDGTPPHLPALLRALPRSGREIPKLAVTPHGCADLARIVGAAQAAPRPHIVLGMGPYGVATRLLAAKLGSLLTFTSAGRRAAAPGHLDPHTMQRRYRFGAIGAATPVYGLIGNPVAHSRSPEIHNRGMAVAGVPAVYVPFLVDDVDRFLDLAPSLGVRGLSVTIPHKETVMALLHRADPSVSGAGACNTVVLEQGRWTGFNTDAAGFMEPLAGLLARGGIRRATVIGAGGAARAIVWALREAGVDVLIANRTLPRAQVLAAEMSADAVALTASDLAQHVSDYSDLIVQATSLGMERHGEGAQAPVRDPIAHVPLSGREIVYDIVYAPPETPLLARARAAGCTIVFGHEMLLGQAYEQFRLFTGVPYPSVERRRLSRLLGPD; encoded by the coding sequence TTGCCGTTGCGCTCCGCAACCCGCTTTGCAGGGACGGCGCGCCCGTCGCTGTGTCTCAGCCTGACCGAACCCACCCTCGGCGCGTGCCTTGAGCAGGCGCGCGCCCATCGGCACCTGGTCGACCTGGTGGAGCTGCGCGTCGACCTGCTGCACCACCGGCAGTGGGCGGGTGTCGCTCGCTTCGCGACCGAGTGCCCGCTGCCGGCGATGTGCACCATACGTCGCCCACGCGACGGCGGCCGTTGGATAGCGCCCGAGGCGGTGCGCCGCCGGCTGCTGACCGCCGCCGCCCGCGCCCCATTCCGCTACCTCGACCTCGAATCCGATCTGCCGACCGGCGCCGTCCCGCTGCCGCCCCGCGGACCGCGCATCATCCGCTCCCTGCACGACACCGACGGCACGCCGCCGCACCTTCCGGCACTGCTGCGCGCGCTGCCGCGCAGCGGGCGCGAGATTCCCAAGCTCGCGGTAACCCCGCACGGCTGCGCCGATCTGGCGCGCATTGTGGGGGCGGCGCAGGCGGCGCCGCGGCCCCACATCGTGCTCGGCATGGGACCCTACGGCGTTGCCACGCGGCTGCTCGCCGCCAAGCTGGGCTCCCTGCTGACGTTCACCTCCGCGGGACGGCGGGCGGCGGCGCCGGGACACCTGGACCCGCACACCATGCAACGCCGCTACCGCTTCGGTGCCATCGGCGCCGCCACCCCGGTGTACGGTCTGATCGGCAACCCGGTGGCCCACTCGCGGTCGCCGGAGATTCACAACCGCGGCATGGCGGTTGCCGGGGTGCCCGCCGTGTACGTGCCGTTCCTGGTCGATGACGTGGACCGGTTTCTCGATCTGGCCCCGTCGTTGGGCGTGCGCGGACTGTCGGTAACCATACCGCACAAGGAAACGGTAATGGCCCTGCTGCACCGCGCCGACCCGTCGGTCAGCGGCGCCGGCGCGTGCAACACGGTGGTGCTCGAACAGGGTCGCTGGACCGGTTTCAACACCGACGCGGCCGGCTTCATGGAACCGCTCGCCGGGCTGTTGGCGCGCGGGGGCATCCGTCGAGCCACGGTAATCGGCGCCGGCGGTGCTGCCCGTGCCATCGTGTGGGCGTTGCGCGAGGCCGGGGTCGACGTGCTGATCGCCAACCGCACGCTGCCGCGAGCGCAGGTGCTGGCGGCCGAGATGTCCGCGGACGCGGTGGCACTGACCGCCTCCGATCTGGCGCAGCACGTCTCGGACTACTCGGACCTGATTGTCCAGGCGACCAGCCTCGGCATGGAACGCCATGGCGAGGGGGCGCAGGCACCGGTACGAGATCCGATCGCGCATGTGCCGCTCAGCGGGCGTGAGATCGTGTACGACATCGTGTACGCCCCGCCCGAGACGCCGCTCTTGGCGCGCGCGCGCGCGGCCGGCTGCACCATAGTGTTCGGTCACGAAATGCTGCTCGGTCAGGCATACGAGCAGTTCCGCCTGTTCACCGGCGTGCCGTACCCCTCGGTCGAACGCCGCCGCCTGAGCAGGTTGCTCGGACCCGATTGA
- a CDS encoding DUF4398 domain-containing protein, which yields MKIPRLALAILLPLSLVYCATTPPGMDGAADASGTPAVSGNLAEELRQARVAIARAAEADAATYDPVTLQEARDALAEGERLQSSDPKAAREALMLASLKANTAYQNALGLAQRALDLQMTDLLEQLREDQVDQFAPEEYADAVSTVTDARDLFAAGRLSDGADTASAAIARMEQLRDMVADQLARVLELKSASEGLMDRIDEQGSRLGAEAQVAELQERYEAGKEALDRFALDDAERNFGAARSAGRAALPVTDGGVGEVTMAQADELMLVVMNELEAASVLDVITDDEIVVEPAPWQGTPYLENGDAGLDAAARDALQALIGAGVEDVPQHTLLEHAKELWRLGVDRRNAGEYRRAVTYFERAKRYGAAFAEFAVTQIYTVRLIPERRESLWRIAEYDFIYGNPWLWPKIWHRNRKLIQNPDLIFPGWQLYIPPR from the coding sequence ATGAAGATTCCTAGGCTTGCCCTCGCCATCCTGCTGCCCCTGTCACTGGTCTACTGCGCAACCACGCCGCCCGGAATGGACGGCGCCGCGGACGCGTCCGGGACACCGGCGGTGTCCGGCAACCTTGCCGAAGAGTTGCGGCAGGCCCGAGTCGCGATTGCCCGTGCCGCCGAGGCGGACGCGGCGACCTACGATCCGGTCACGCTGCAGGAGGCGCGCGACGCTCTTGCCGAGGGCGAGCGGTTGCAGTCCAGCGATCCGAAGGCAGCTCGCGAAGCGCTGATGCTGGCGTCGCTGAAGGCGAATACCGCTTACCAGAACGCGCTCGGTCTGGCGCAGCGCGCCCTGGATCTGCAGATGACCGATCTCCTGGAGCAGCTCCGCGAGGATCAGGTGGATCAGTTTGCCCCGGAAGAATATGCCGACGCGGTCAGCACCGTTACCGACGCGCGCGACCTGTTCGCGGCCGGCCGCTTGTCCGACGGCGCCGACACGGCGTCCGCCGCGATCGCACGCATGGAGCAGTTGCGCGACATGGTGGCCGACCAACTTGCCCGTGTGCTCGAATTGAAAAGCGCCAGCGAAGGGTTGATGGACCGCATCGACGAGCAGGGTTCGCGCCTCGGAGCGGAAGCGCAGGTTGCCGAGTTGCAGGAGCGTTACGAGGCGGGCAAGGAAGCCCTGGATCGCTTTGCCCTCGACGACGCGGAGCGGAACTTCGGGGCGGCGCGCAGCGCCGGCCGCGCCGCGTTGCCGGTCACCGACGGTGGCGTCGGCGAAGTCACCATGGCGCAGGCTGACGAATTGATGCTCGTGGTGATGAACGAGCTTGAGGCCGCCTCCGTGCTGGACGTGATCACCGACGACGAGATCGTGGTGGAACCGGCGCCGTGGCAGGGCACCCCGTACCTGGAGAACGGCGACGCCGGGCTGGACGCCGCCGCGCGCGATGCGCTGCAGGCGCTGATCGGAGCCGGTGTCGAGGACGTGCCGCAGCACACCCTGCTGGAGCATGCCAAGGAGTTGTGGCGGCTGGGCGTCGACCGCCGCAACGCCGGCGAGTACCGGCGTGCCGTGACCTACTTCGAGCGCGCGAAGCGTTACGGGGCAGCATTTGCCGAGTTCGCGGTCACGCAGATCTACACCGTGCGCTTGATTCCGGAGCGCCGCGAGTCGCTGTGGCGGATTGCGGAATACGACTTCATTTACGGAAATCCGTGGTTGTGGCCGAAAATCTGGCATCGGAATCGCAAGCTCATCCAGAATCCCGATCTGATCTTTCCCGGCTGGCAGCTCTACATCCCGCCGCGCTGA
- the ugpC gene encoding sn-glycerol-3-phosphate ABC transporter ATP-binding protein UgpC, with protein sequence MANVELRNVTKVYEGGVKAVDAANIAVSDKEFVVLVGPSGCGKSTTLRMIAGLEEITSGELLIDGKIMNDVAPKDRDIAMVFQNYALYPHMSVYENMAFGLKIRKYAKKEIDVRVHEAAGILDIEELLDRKPKALSGGQRQRVAVGRAIVRKPKVFLFDEPLSNLDAKLRVQMRAEISSLHSRLQATMIYVTHDQVEAMTMGDRIVVMRDGLIQQIGTPLGLYNQPVNRFVAGFIGSPPMNIVTAKVVASGDGLMIDEGDFQIQLDGEMADTLRSHVDKDVLFGIRPEDLLYDESPAQKNNIKARVEVVEPLGAEIHLYVSTSQNQIIARVPPRHDFQVGEEVNLHPDVSKLHVFDMESEAAVAQPTGVRA encoded by the coding sequence GTGGCGAATGTCGAGCTCAGGAACGTAACAAAGGTATACGAGGGCGGCGTGAAGGCGGTGGATGCCGCCAACATTGCCGTCAGCGACAAGGAATTCGTGGTCCTGGTAGGGCCGTCCGGGTGCGGCAAGTCGACCACCTTGCGGATGATCGCGGGCCTGGAGGAGATCACCTCCGGCGAACTGCTTATCGACGGCAAGATCATGAACGACGTAGCGCCGAAGGACCGCGACATCGCCATGGTGTTCCAGAACTACGCCCTGTACCCGCACATGTCGGTGTACGAGAACATGGCGTTCGGTCTCAAGATCCGCAAGTACGCCAAGAAGGAAATCGACGTGCGCGTGCACGAGGCCGCCGGCATTCTCGATATCGAGGAGTTGCTCGACCGCAAGCCGAAGGCACTGTCCGGCGGGCAGCGGCAGCGGGTCGCCGTGGGCCGGGCCATCGTGCGCAAGCCGAAGGTGTTCCTGTTCGACGAGCCGTTGTCCAACCTCGACGCCAAGCTGCGCGTGCAGATGCGGGCGGAGATTTCCAGCCTGCACTCGCGCCTGCAGGCAACCATGATCTACGTCACCCACGACCAGGTCGAGGCGATGACGATGGGCGACCGCATCGTGGTCATGCGAGACGGACTCATTCAGCAGATCGGCACGCCGCTCGGGCTATACAATCAGCCGGTGAACCGTTTCGTGGCCGGTTTCATCGGCTCCCCGCCGATGAACATCGTCACCGCCAAGGTGGTGGCGTCGGGCGACGGGTTGATGATCGACGAGGGCGACTTCCAGATTCAGCTCGACGGCGAGATGGCCGATACGCTGCGCTCGCACGTCGACAAGGACGTGTTGTTCGGCATTCGGCCCGAGGATCTGCTGTATGACGAGAGCCCGGCGCAGAAGAACAACATCAAGGCGCGCGTCGAGGTCGTGGAGCCGCTCGGCGCGGAGATCCACCTCTACGTAAGCACCTCGCAGAACCAGATCATCGCCAGGGTTCCGCCTCGCCACGACTTCCAGGTGGGTGAGGAGGTCAACCTGCACCCGGACGTGTCCAAGCTGCACGTGTTCGACATGGAGAGCGAGGCCGCCGTCGCCCAGCCGACCGGGGTCCGCGCCTGA